One Equus caballus isolate H_3958 breed thoroughbred chromosome 14, TB-T2T, whole genome shotgun sequence DNA segment encodes these proteins:
- the IL4 gene encoding interleukin-4 isoform X1, with the protein MGLISQLIPALVCLLACTSNFIQGCKYDITLQEIIKTLNNLTDGKGKNSCMELTVADAFAGPKNTDGKEICRAAKVLQQLYKRHDRSLIKECLSGLDRNLKGMANGTGRSGLWMETPNNRPLSLPRERENMNGRRHI; encoded by the exons ATGGGTCTCATCTCCCAACTGATTCCAGCTCTGGTCTGCTTACTAGCATGTACCAGCAACTTCATCCAGGGATGCAAATACGACATCACCTTACAAGAGATCATCAAAACGCTGAACAACCTCACAGATGGAAAG GGCAAGAATTCGTGCATGGAGCTGACTGTAGCGGATGCCTTTGCTGGCCCGAAG AACACAGATGGAAAGGAAATCTGCAGGGCTGCAAAGGTGCTTCAACAGCTCTATAAAAGACATGACAGGTCCTTGATCAAAGAATGCCTGAGCGGACTGGACAGGAACCTCAAGGGCATGGCAAACGGG ACAGGTCGTTCTGGGCTCTGGATGGAAACACCCAACAATAGGCCCTTGAGTTTaccaagagagagagagaacatgaatggaagaagacacatttaa
- the IL4 gene encoding interleukin-4 precursor, whose product MGLISQLIPALVCLLACTSNFIQGCKYDITLQEIIKTLNNLTDGKGKNSCMELTVADAFAGPKNTDGKEICRAAKVLQQLYKRHDRSLIKECLSGLDRNLKGMANGTCCTVNEAKKSTLKDFLERLKTIMKEKYSKCQS is encoded by the exons ATGGGTCTCATCTCCCAACTGATTCCAGCTCTGGTCTGCTTACTAGCATGTACCAGCAACTTCATCCAGGGATGCAAATACGACATCACCTTACAAGAGATCATCAAAACGCTGAACAACCTCACAGATGGAAAG GGCAAGAATTCGTGCATGGAGCTGACTGTAGCGGATGCCTTTGCTGGCCCGAAG AACACAGATGGAAAGGAAATCTGCAGGGCTGCAAAGGTGCTTCAACAGCTCTATAAAAGACATGACAGGTCCTTGATCAAAGAATGCCTGAGCGGACTGGACAGGAACCTCAAGGGCATGGCAAACGGG ACCTGCTGTACTGTGAATGAAGCCAAGAAGAGCACATTGAAAGACTTTTTGGAAAGGCTAAAGACGATCATGAAAGAGAAATACTCAAAGTGTCAAAGCTGA